A single genomic interval of Mangifera indica cultivar Alphonso chromosome 5, CATAS_Mindica_2.1, whole genome shotgun sequence harbors:
- the LOC123216004 gene encoding nuclear transport factor 2 codes for MASSYPGPIQVGSYFVGQYYQVLQQQPDLVHQFYSDASSMIRIDGDSADSASSMLQIYSLVMSLNFTAIEIKTINSLGSWNGGVMVMVTGSVKTKDFSGRRKFVQTFFLAPQEKGYFVLNDIFHFIDEETIYQHPAPALSESKFDAQLDASSPLPEQPVSNYDLEEEAREYVNSVHIEDEPTDQYNLIEPQQQEDPEAEIVVEENPVEETSALYQTDLNNFQAPPVAAVDESVGELAKKTYASILRVAKNPYVSSVATQPSFNKSAPTTSDSNNAQQPVSQQSNHASSYVPESGSLSYVPESGFDAADESFTIEEGEVKSVYVRNLPSTITAAEIEQEFKNFGRIKPDGVFVRNRKDVVGVCYAFVEFEDISSVQIAIQASPIQLAGRQIYIEERRPNSSSTSRGGRRGRGRSSYQTETSRSGRYGGRGLGRGSTQDGGDYNRLRGNGFY; via the exons ATGGCTTCTTCATATCCAGGACCAATTCAG GTTGGCTCCTACTTTGTGGGGCAATACTATCAGGTACTTCAGCAACAGCCTGATCTGGTTCACCAATTCTACTCCGATGCCAGCTCCATGATTCGGATTGACGGAGATTCGGCTGACTCTGCTTCTTCAATGCTG CAAATTTATTCACTTGTGATGTCACTAAATTTTACTGCAATCGAGATCAAGACAATCAATTCTCTCGGTTCTTGGAATGGTGGAGTTATGGTTATGGTTACAGGTTCAGTCAAAACCAAAGATTTCAGCGGCAGAAGGAAGTTTGTGCAGACCTTTTTCCTTGCCCCTCAGGAGAAAGGTTACTTTGTTCTCAATGATATTTTTCACTTCATCGACGAGGAAACAATTTACCAACATCCTGCTCCTGCACTGTCAGAAAGCAAATTTGATGCTCAATTAGATGCTTCTAGCCCTCTCCCTGAGCAGCCAG TTTCCAATTATGATTTGGAAGAAGAGGCCAGGGAATATGTGAACTCGGTTCATATAGAAGATGAGCCAACTGACCAGTACAATCTCATAGAGCCTCAGCAGCAAGAAGACCCTGAAGCCGAAAttgttgtggaggaaaatcctGTGGAGGAAACTTCTGCCCTGTATCAAactgatttgaataattttcagGCCCCTCCAGTAGCTGCAGTTGATGAATCTGTGGGCGAGCTTGCAAAGAAAACCTATGCTTCCATT TTACGAGTAGCTAAGAACCCGTATGTATCATCAGTTGCTACTCAACCATCGTTCAACAAAAGTGCCCCAACTACATCAGACTCTAATAATGCCCAACAGCCTGTATCTCAGCAGTCAAATCATGCATCTTCCTACGTGCCTGAATCTGGATCTTTGTCATATGTGCCTGAATCTGGATTTGATGCAGCAGATGAAAGCTTTACCATTGAAGAAG GTGAAGTAAAATCTGTCTATGTGAGAAACTTGCCTTCTACTATCACTGCTGCTGAAATTGAGCAGGAGTTTAAGAACTTTGGCAGAATCAAACCTGATGGTGTGTTTGTTAGAAACCGTAAG GATGTTGTTGGTGTCTGCTATGCATTTGTTGAGTTTGAGGACATTTCTTCTGTTCAAATTGCTATCCAG GCATCTCCTATACAGTTGGCTGGAAGACAAATCTACATTGAGGAGCGAAGACCAAACAGCAGCAGTACCTCTCGAGGAGGAA gaagaggaagaggcagAAGCAGCTACCAAACAGAGACCTCTAGGAGTGGGCGCTATGGTGGCCGTGGTTTGGGCAGGGGAAGTACCCAAGATGGTGGTGACTACAACAGACTGAGAGGCAATGGTTTCTATTAG
- the LOC123216003 gene encoding uncharacterized protein LOC123216003: protein MFGCHCFYWSTLSDSSPAQPRTFSLPASLPNWPQGQGFASGRINLGEIEVVQISRFEFIWSCDLLQDKKKQVTFYKPVGIPNGFYCLGHYCHFDNRPLRGFVLLAKEVASSVPEASHFSDHVYSPALEKPVDYTLVWSSADEDEENYEGCGFFWFPKPPEGYKSVGFLVTNTPNKPDLDEVRCVRGDLTGKCEAYCLVLDTCLKFSNFPFRVWGTRPHDRGMLGKGVSVGTFFCSSDLNSGEELNIACLKNLDPTLHAMPNCDQIHGLINHYGPTLFFHPEEIYLPSSVSWFFKNGAELYKDGDLIGEVIDPSGSNLPGGGTNDKKFWIDLPHDDRRHSVKRGNLETAKVYVHVKPALGGTFTDIAMWIFCPFNGPGTLKVGIMNIALSKIGQHVGDWEHFTLRISNFTGELWCIYFSQHSGGEWVNAYDLEYIEGNKAIVYSTKNGHASFPHPGTYIQGSAKLGIGVRNDAARSNLFVDSSTHYELVAAEYLGDGVVTEPGWLQFMREWGPKIVYDSRTELDKIMNILPVRLRYPFETMFNKLPLELYGEEGPTGPKEKNNWVGDERG from the exons ATGTTTGGTTGCCACTGTTTTTATTGGAGCACACTCTCCGATTCATCTCCTGCACAACCTCGAACTTTCTCCTTGCCCGCTTCACTTCCCAATTGGCCTCAAG GTCAAGGATTTGCCTCCGGAAGAATAAATCTTGGAGAAATAGAAGTTGTTcaaatttccagatttgagttcaTTTGGAGCTGTGATCTTTTGCAGGACAAGAAAAAACAGGTTACATTTTATAAGCCAGTGGGAATTCCTAATGGGTTTTATTGCCTTGGTCACTATTGCCATTTCGATAATCGGCCGTTGAGAGGATTTGTTCTTCTGGCTAAGGAGGTGGCTTCTTCTGTACCAGAAGCTAGTCATTTTTCTGATCATGTTTACTCACCAGCTCTTGAGAAACCTGTTGATTATACATTAGTTTGGAGTTCAGCTGATGAGGATGAGGAGAACTATGAAGGTTGTGGCTTCTTCTGGTTTCCCAAGCCCCCTGAGGGCTATAAATCCGTGGGATTTTTGGTTACCAACACTCCAAACAAACCTGACTTGGATGAGGTTAGATGCGTTCGAGGTGACCTGACAGGGAAATGTGAAGCTTATTGCCTTGTACTTGATACCTGTCTTAAGTTCTCAAATTTTCCATTCCGGGTTTGGGGCACAAGACCTCATGACCGAGGAATGCTGGGTAAAGGTGTCTCTGTGGGGACATTTTTTTGCAGTAGTGACTTGAACTCTGGGGAAGAGTTGAATATTGCATGCCTGAAGAATTTAGATCCTACGCTACATGCAATGCCAAATTGCGATCAGATTCATGGACTCATCAATCATTATGGACCAACTCTTTTCTTTCATCCTGAAGAAATCTATTTGCCATCTTCTGTTTCAtggtttttcaaaaatggaGCAGAGTTGTACAAAGATGGGGATTTGATTGGTGAGGTCATCGATCCTAGTGGCTCGAATTTACCTGGTGGTGGGACAAATGATAAGAAATTTTGGATAGACTTGCCGCATGATGACAGGAGACACAGCGTCAAACGTGGAAACTTGGAAACTGCAAAGGTTTATGTTCATGTGAAGCCTGCTCTTGGTGGGACATTCACCGATATTGCCATGTGGATTTTTTGCCCCTTCAATGGGCCTGGCACTCTCAAAGTTGGAATCATGAACATTGCTCTCAGCAAGATTGGTCAGCATGTGGGTGACTGGGAACATTTCACACTCCGTATAAGCAACTTCACTGGAGAGTTGTGGTGTATATACTTCTCGCAGCACAGTGGTGGTGAATGGGTGAATGCATATGATTTGGAATACATAGAGGGGAATAAAGCCATTGTTTACTCCACAAAAAATGGACACGCTAGCTTTCCTCATCCTGGCACCTACATTCAAGGATCAGCAAAATTAGGAATCGGAGTGAGAAATGATGCTGCTCGTAgtaatttatttgttgattcaaGCACCCATTATGAACTTGTTGCTGCAGAGTATCTTGGAGATGGGGTTGTTACTGAGCCTGGCTGGCTGCAGTTTATGAGAGAATGGGGTCCAAAGATCGTTTACGATTCCAGAACAGAgctagataaaataatgaatattttgccTGTGAGACTTAGGTATCCGTTTGAAACCATGTTTAATAAGCTCCCACTAGAGCTGTACGGGGAGGAAGGTCCTACTGGGCCCAAGGAGAAGAACAATTGGGTGGGCGATGAAAGAGGCTAG